The sequence GAGGATGTAGACCAGAAATTGTTTACAATTATTATTGGTGTACAGTAGATAAAGTAAATGTTCCTCCATACTAAATTTATAGTACGCTGTATAATTAAAAACATGATAAATAGAGCCTGCAATGAAGTAATGTAGGCTCTATTTATGACAAATTAGAAACTATAAATTTCTAAGTAAATACTCAACTGTGTTAAGATAATGATATTTGTAAAACAAGTAAAGTCTGTATATAAGATAACACTCTTAGTTCTTTAAATAAGACTTATTGTTTTTTCAAAATATTATTTTGCGTTATAAAAATAATCTATAATTGATGCATATATTATATTTTTTTCATATTAAATAGAAAATAATTGTACTCTTCAAACAAATTATGATAACATAAAAAAAGAAGGAAAGAGTTACTAAAAAGATATAAAAAACAACTACATATGTGGATGATAATCATTGGAGATATCCAAGAGGATAACCGTAGAAGCAAAAAATAGATTTGTGCTAAAAATCTGTTTTGAAACTTTCAGGTAATGATACAATGATTTGACACGACCCTGGAGAGACCTATTATTAGGCATCGAAGGAGTAACTTACAACGAATGTTGTAGGGAAGCTTTCAGATAAAAGGACAGGGAGTAGAGTAGCAAGGGATTTTCTATGCTGCATTACTCTCTGTCTTTTTATTTTGCACATAGATAATCCAAAATTCAAATTGTACTGGAGGGTTATATATGTTAGCAATTGTAAAAGGAATGATGTTATTATTATTAGTTTTAATTGTATTTTCAGGTTTTAGTTTAAAAGCACCAAAGGGAGATAAGGCAATGTCAGGTCTAGCGGGTGCAGCTGTTGCAACATTTCTAGTAGAAGCAATTCATAAATATATTAGTGGTGACTTCTTACATTTTGAATTTTTAGGGGAGGTAGGAAATGCATCTGGAAGTATGGGAGGACCTATTGCAGCAATATATGTGTGTATAAATATGGGAGTAAATCCTGTATATGCAATGGTAGCAGGAGCAGCAACTGCAAAGCTGGGGATATTACCAGGATTTATGGCAGGTTATTTGGTAGGATTATTTGCACCTAAGCTTGAGGAAAAACTTCCAAAGGGTGTAGATATAATAATAGGAGCTTTGACTATAGCGCCTATTGCTAGACTAATTGCAGTATTATTCACACCAATTGTAAATAGTACTCTTTTAAGTATAGGAGATATAATAAGGGTAGCAGCTGATCAATCACCATATATTATGGGATTTTTACTAGGAGGAATTATCAAGATTCTATGCACATCACCTTTAAGTTCTATGGCTTTAACAGCAATGCTTGGATTACAGGGTTTAGCTATGGGAATAGCTGCCATAAGCAGTTTTGGAGGAGCATTTACAAATGGAGTTGTTTTTAAGAGATTGAATATTGGTGATTCAAAAAATGTTATATCAGTAATGCTAGAGCCATTAACACAGGCAGACATAATAACAAAGAACCCATTTCCAATATATTTTTCAGACTTTATTGGTGGAGGACTTGCAGGAATAGCAGCAGCACATTTTAAAATAATAAACAATGCACCAGGAACAGCTTCGCCAATACCAGGCCTGCTCGCTCCTTTTGGATTTAATCCACCATTAAAAGTGTTATTAGCACTTGGTTTTGCAATGATAGGAGGGCTAATAGGTGGTTATGTAGGTACAACTGTTATTAAATATATGAAAAATAGAAAAATGAAGATTGCAAGGGTGAGAAATTTGTAGGTAAAAAGAGGGTAAATCAACTATTTGCTATATTTCTTTGAAGATTTGATATAGTAAAGTTTTGTATGTTATATAGCTTGCTATTTTTGGTTCAGCAAGATGTAAGAAATTTTTCTAACTCGGAGAAGGGAGTATTTTTTCGATTTCATATAATGTTAAATTACCCACATGGTTAGTGCAAAACTTACATGTAATAAAAGGGTTTGCATAATAAATATAGAAATACATTATTACATTATAAAATGTTAAGAATT comes from Abyssisolibacter fermentans and encodes:
- a CDS encoding PTS sugar transporter subunit IIC — translated: MLAIVKGMMLLLLVLIVFSGFSLKAPKGDKAMSGLAGAAVATFLVEAIHKYISGDFLHFEFLGEVGNASGSMGGPIAAIYVCINMGVNPVYAMVAGAATAKLGILPGFMAGYLVGLFAPKLEEKLPKGVDIIIGALTIAPIARLIAVLFTPIVNSTLLSIGDIIRVAADQSPYIMGFLLGGIIKILCTSPLSSMALTAMLGLQGLAMGIAAISSFGGAFTNGVVFKRLNIGDSKNVISVMLEPLTQADIITKNPFPIYFSDFIGGGLAGIAAAHFKIINNAPGTASPIPGLLAPFGFNPPLKVLLALGFAMIGGLIGGYVGTTVIKYMKNRKMKIARVRNL